One segment of bacterium DNA contains the following:
- a CDS encoding 4Fe-4S dicluster domain-containing protein, which translates to MATIREELQAAVKKLFDDDKIDYFVGYVEDYGHTFPAFLTKDSDLSRLTFDRKSYNNLANFLPELRGFRVGLICKQCEVRTLNVLAAEGQLERDKLVVVGVPCPAMVDPRKLPEGEADLASLDEPLWQEKCRRCLERNTPSSDVFVGERVSTPTPAEGWPLLDEVEAMSAEERLAWWRRQMSLCIRCYACRLACPLCYCHQCFAEDNKPQWLDKSVAPENNLHYHIIRAVHLGGRCIECGECSRVCPVGIPVDVLNNVLARDFAERFGYVSGETAETQPALTQYERDDKEDFIL; encoded by the coding sequence ATGGCGACGATTAGGGAAGAACTCCAGGCCGCGGTCAAAAAGCTGTTCGACGACGACAAGATCGACTACTTCGTCGGCTACGTGGAGGACTACGGCCACACGTTCCCGGCTTTCCTGACCAAGGACTCCGACCTGAGCCGCCTTACTTTCGACCGCAAGTCGTACAACAACCTCGCGAACTTCCTGCCGGAGCTGCGCGGCTTCCGCGTCGGCTTGATATGCAAACAGTGCGAGGTGCGTACGCTCAACGTCCTGGCCGCGGAGGGACAGCTCGAGCGGGACAAGTTGGTAGTCGTCGGCGTTCCCTGCCCGGCGATGGTCGACCCCCGGAAGCTACCGGAGGGCGAGGCCGACTTGGCCTCGCTGGACGAGCCCCTCTGGCAGGAGAAATGCCGCCGCTGCCTCGAGCGGAACACCCCCTCCTCAGACGTCTTCGTCGGCGAGCGCGTTAGCACGCCCACCCCCGCCGAGGGGTGGCCTTTACTCGACGAAGTCGAGGCGATGTCGGCGGAGGAACGCCTCGCCTGGTGGCGCCGTCAGATGTCGCTCTGCATACGCTGTTACGCCTGCCGGCTGGCCTGCCCGCTGTGCTACTGCCACCAGTGCTTCGCGGAAGACAATAAGCCGCAATGGCTCGATAAATCCGTCGCGCCGGAAAACAACCTCCACTACCACATCATCCGGGCCGTCCACCTCGGCGGGCGCTGCATAGAGTGCGGGGAGTGCTCGCGGGTGTGCCCGGTGGGAATCCCGGTCGACGTCTTAAACAACGTTCTCGCGCGCGACTTCGCCGAGCGCTTCGGCTACGTCTCCGGCGAAACCGCCGAGACCCAACCGGCGCTTACGCAATACGAGCGCGACGACAAGGAAGACTTCATCCTGTAA